The following are from one region of the Muntiacus reevesi chromosome 3, mMunRee1.1, whole genome shotgun sequence genome:
- the TXNDC9 gene encoding thioredoxin domain-containing protein 9 translates to MEANASVDMFSKVLENQLLQTTKLVEEHLDSEIQKLDQMDEDELERLKEKRLEALKKAQQQKQEWLSKGHGEYREIPSERDFFQEVKESKKVVCHFYRDSTFRCKILDRHLVILSKKHLETKFLKLNVEKAPFLCERLRIKVIPTLALVKDGKTQDFVVGFSDLGNTDDFTTETLEWRLGCADILNYSGNLMEPPFQSQKKFGTNFTKLEKKTIRGKKYDSDSDDD, encoded by the exons ATGGAAGCGAACGCATCTGTTGACATGTTTTCAAAAGTCCTAGAGAATCAGTTGCTTCAAACCACCAAACTAGTGGAAGAACATTTGGATTCAGAAATTCAGAAACTAGATCAGATGGATGAGGATGAATTGGAACGCCTCAAAGAAAAGAGACTGGAGGCTCTGAAGAAAGCTCAACAGCAGAAACAA GAATGGCTTTCAAAAGGACATGGGGAATACAGAGAAATCCCTagtgaaagagatttttttcaagaagtcaaggagagtaaaaaagtggtttgccatttctacAGAGACTCCACATTCAG GTGTAAAATACTAGACAGACATTTGGTGATATTGTCCAAGAAACATCTTGAGACCAAATTTTTGAAACTGAATGTGGAAAAAGCACCTTTCCTTTGTGAGAGACTGCGTATCAAAGTCATTCCCACACTAGCGCTGGTGAAAGATGGAAAAACACAGGATTTTGTTGTTGGATTTTCCGACCTAGGAAATACAGATGACTTCACCACAGAAACCTTGGAGTGGAGGCTGGGTTGTGCTGATATTCTTAATTACAG tgGAAATTTAATGGAGCCACCATTTCAGAGCCAAAAGAAATTTGGAACAAActtcacaaaactggaaaagaaaactatTCGAGGAAAGAAATATGATTCAGACTCTGATGATGATTAG